In Tamandua tetradactyla isolate mTamTet1 chromosome 7, mTamTet1.pri, whole genome shotgun sequence, the following are encoded in one genomic region:
- the ASB8 gene encoding ankyrin repeat and SOCS box protein 8 isoform X2, with protein sequence MSSSMWYIMQSIQSKYSLSERLIRTIAAIRSFPHDNVEDLIRGGADVNCTHGTLKPLHCACMVSDADCVELLLEKGAEVNALDGYNRTALHYAAEKDEACVEVLLEYGANPNALDGNRDTPLHWAAFKNNAECVRALLESGASVNALDYNNDTPLSWAAMKGNLESVSILLDYGAEVRVINLKGQTPISRLVALLVRGLGTEKEDSCFELLHRAVGHFELRKNGTMPREVARDQQLCEKLTVLCSAPGTLKTLSRYAVRRSLGLQYLPDAVKGLPLPASLKEYLLLVE encoded by the exons ATGAGTTCCAGCATGTGGTATATTATGCAGAGCATTCAGAGTAAATACTCTCTCTCAGAGCGCTTAATCCGAACAATTGCTGCCATCCGTTCCTTCCCACATGATAATGTAGAGGACCTCATCAGAGGG GGAGCAGATGTGAACTGTACCCATGGCACACTGAAGCCCCTGCACTGTGCCTGTATGGTGTCGGATGCTGATTGTGTAGAGTTACTCCTGGAAAAAGGAGCTGAG GTGAATGCCCTGGATGGTTATAACCGAACAGCTCTCCACTATGCAGCAGAGAAAGATGAGGCTTGTGTGGAGGTCCTATTGGAGTATGGTGCAAACCCCAATGCACTGGATGGCAACAGAGACACCCCACTCCATTGGGCAGCCTTTAAGAACAATGCTGAGTGTGTGCGGGCTCTCCTAGAGAGTGGGGCCTCTGTCAATGCCCTGGATTACAATAATGATACACCACTCAGCTGGGCTGCCATGAAGGGAAATCTTGAGAGTGTCAGCATCCTTCTTGATTATGGTGCAGAGGTCAGGGTCATCAATCTAAAAGGCCAGACACCCATCTCCCGCCTGGTGGCTCTACTAGTCAGGGGACTTGGAACGGAGAAAGAAGACTCTTGCTTTGAGCTCCTCCACAGAGCTGTTGGACACTTTGAATTAAGGAAAAATGGCACCATGCCACGAGAAGTGGCCAGAGACCAGCAACTGTGTGAAAAACTGACTGTTCTGTGCTCAGCCCCAGGAACTCTAAAAACACTCTCTCGCTATGCTGTGCGCCGTAGCCTGGGACTCCAGTATCTGCCAGATGCAGTGAAGGGTCTTCCACTGCCAGCTTCTCTGAAGGAATACCTGTTACTTGTAGAATAG